From Miscanthus floridulus cultivar M001 chromosome 15, ASM1932011v1, whole genome shotgun sequence, the proteins below share one genomic window:
- the LOC136507801 gene encoding uncharacterized protein — protein sequence MVIRINIAAWEISRILIDTGSSVDIIFANTFDQMKLSRNQLQPSESPLIGFGGKQIQALGKISLLVSFGTQANARTEYITFDVVDLYYPYNAILGRGFTTKFNAALHMAYLCMKILALHSIIIVRGSQKEARNIEKAIYRAQRNINAVESANKELQPPDMPKGETDMAGQEETKLIPLEKELPDRKVTISSKLCKVEEEELMATLVKNKDIFAWSASDLQGVSRDIIQHELDINENMRPRKQKQRKMLEDRILAAKAEVQRLLDAKVIREVKTPT from the exons ATGGTGATCAGGataaacatagcagcatgggagataagcagaatacTGATTGACACTGGCAGTTCAGTAGATATAatcttcgcaaataccttcgaccaaatgaagctcagcagaaatcaactacagccctccgaatcccccttaataggattcggaggcaagcagatacaagcattaggaaaaatctcactcctagTGTCATTCGGAACCCAAGCGaatgctagaaccgagtacataacgttcgacgtcgtcgatctgtattatccatacaatgccatcttgggaagaggattcacaaccaaattcaacgcagccctgcatatggcctacctgtgcatgaaaatactagCACTCCACAGTATTATCATAGTCCGAggtagccagaaagaagcaagaaacatagagaaagctatctacagagcccaaagaaacatcaatgcagtcgagtcggcgaACAAAGAACTACAGCCTCCGGACATGCCCAAAggagaaacagatatggcaggacaggaagagacaaagctgatccctctagaaaaagagttaccagacagaaaagtgACCATCAGCTCAAAATTATGCAAGGTAGAAGAAGAAGAGCTCATGGCAACCCTAGTCaaaaacaaggacatcttcgcctggtcagcctccgacctccagggagtcagcagggacatcatacagcacgaactggacatcaacgaaaacatgagaccaagaaagcagaaacagagaaaaatgttgGAGGACAGAAtactggcagcaaaggcggaggtgcaaagactgctagatgcaaaagtgataagagaagtcaa gacaccaacttga